Genomic DNA from Persephonella sp.:
CCTCTAACATAGTCAGAAAAGCCTTTGACCTTCCTGTTATAGATTATCCCGATTACGAGGCAGGAAAGCTTTATGTAAGGTTTACAGACGACCTTGTTACAGATATGGAAAGATTTCAAAGAATAATTACAAGAGGTGAAAGCTAAGATGAAAAAGATATATGAAAAACCAATCATAACAAAGCTTGAAACCGGTTTTATGAATAAATTTGGAAGTTCTCCCCTTTATGCAAGAAAGGTTAGAAGAGATATTGATGGGGTTCCCATTAATGAGCTTGTAGAAAAATACGGTTCACCCCTTTTTGTCGTATCAGAAAGGAAACTCAGAGAAAAATACAGACAGATTTACAATGCATTCGCCTCAAGATACCCAAATGTTCAGTTTGGGTGGTCATACAAAACAAACTACCTTCAGGCTGTATGTGCTGTTCTTCATCAGGAGGGTGCAATAGCTGAGGTTGTTTCTGCGTTTGAATACGAAAAGGCAAGAAACCTTGGGATAGAAGGGAAAGACATAATATTTAATGGTCCTTATAAGCCTGTTTCCATACTGGAGAAGGCTGCTGCTGAAGGTGCGATGATACATATAGACCATTTTGATGAAATTATTGATCTTGAAAAGGTTGCAGAAAAGCTGGGTAAACAGATTAAGGTTGCAATCAGGCTGAATATGGATACAGGTATCCATCCCCAGTGGAGCAGATTTGGGTTTAATCTGGAAACAGGACAGGCAACTGATGCTGTAAAAAGGATAAAAGCAGGAGGTAAGCTAATTCTTAACGGTCTTCACTGTCATATAGGGACATTTATTCTTGAGCCAGAAGCATACGCAAAAGAAGTTGAGAAAATGGTAAAGTTTGCATACGAGGTTGAGGATAATTTTGGATTTAAGATTGAGTATATAGATATTGGTGGTGGATTTCCGTCTAAAAATAAACTGAAAGGAACCTATCTGTCACCTGATGTTTTAGTTCCATCGGTTGACGAGTTTGCAGAAAAAATAACAGATGCCCTTTATTCAAACCTTAGACCGGGGGATTTTCCAAAGCTAATACTGGAAACAGGTAGGGCTATTGTTGATGAAGCTGAGTATCTGATAACAACAATATTTGCCTCTAAAAGATTGCCTGACGGCAGGAAAGCATACATAGCAGATGCAGGGGTTAATCTTTTGTTTACAGCATTCTGGTATAAGTTTAATATAGAGATTGATAGGGAAGTTCAGGGAACAAATGAGCCTGCTGTTATATACGGACCTTTATGTATGAATATTGATGTTATAGATGAAGGTTCTCTCCTGCCTCCTCTTGAAAGGGGAACGAGGCTGATATTTTCTCCTGTTGGTGCTTACAATAACACCCAGTGGATGCAGTTTATAGAATACAGACCAAATGTTGTTATGGTAATGGAAGATGGAACAGTGGAAGTTATAAGGGAAAAAGAGGACATAACAGATATAGAAAGGAGAGAAAGGCTTCCAGATAAATTAAAATTAAAATAAAGCAGGCATAGTTTAAATGAAGAACCATTACATATCCCACATAAAAGCTGTTTTAAACAGTTATTCAGAGATATTTTTTGTAGAGAATTACATTGCAGGTGGGATTTTTCTTCTATGCACTTTTATAAATCCTAATCTTGGTATAGCAGGGATTATAGCTTTTATTTCTGCTTACCTGTTTGCCAGGTTTTTGCGTATGGAAAAAGAGTTCCTTTCTTCCGGTTTTTATACCTACAACCCACTGCTTGTGGGACTGTCTATAGGATACCTGTTCAAAATAACGCCGATTACTGTGTTTTTTACTATAACGGCAGGTGTTCTTACCCTTATTTTTTCTGTTATGCTTTACAGTATCTTTTCATACTATCTTAAACTTCCAATTTTCAGCTTACCTTTTGTTATCATAAGTTCAACAATCTATTTATCTGTATCAAATTACTCAAACCTTTTTGTAGGGTCCCTCTACCCACACATAAATTTCAGCTTTTTAGAAAACCACATACCTATCTGGATTACAGGCTATCTTAAATCCTTCGGGACTATTCTATTTTTACCTGATGTTTTTGTTGGACTTCTTTTTGCATTAACTATATTTTTTATCTCAAGAATTTTGTTTATGCTTTCTGTTGTAGGGTATTACTCTGGAACATTTGCAGCTGGATTTCTGACAGGCTCTTTCTATCAGGCATTTTCAGATATAAGCCATTTTAACTTTATACTGATTGCGATGGTTTTGGGGGGTATATTTCTTATTCCATCAATAAAATCATACTTTATTGCTGTTGTTGGGGTTGTGATCTCCACAATTGTTCTTTCGGCTGTAAAAACATTCTGGGCTTTTTACGGCATTCCTGCCTTTACGCTACCGTTTAATTTTGTTTCTTTGACAATTTTGTATGTTCTCGGTATTTTGGGTTTTCCTTTAGTGGCAAAGGTGATAAGGAAAACCCCTGAAGAAACGCTGGATTTTTATTTGACAAACATTAACAGGTTCAAAGGTTATGAAAGAACACTTCACCTTCCTTTTTCCGGAAAATGGACTGTCTGGCAGGGATT
This window encodes:
- a CDS encoding alanine racemase, with protein sequence MKKIYEKPIITKLETGFMNKFGSSPLYARKVRRDIDGVPINELVEKYGSPLFVVSERKLREKYRQIYNAFASRYPNVQFGWSYKTNYLQAVCAVLHQEGAIAEVVSAFEYEKARNLGIEGKDIIFNGPYKPVSILEKAAAEGAMIHIDHFDEIIDLEKVAEKLGKQIKVAIRLNMDTGIHPQWSRFGFNLETGQATDAVKRIKAGGKLILNGLHCHIGTFILEPEAYAKEVEKMVKFAYEVEDNFGFKIEYIDIGGGFPSKNKLKGTYLSPDVLVPSVDEFAEKITDALYSNLRPGDFPKLILETGRAIVDEAEYLITTIFASKRLPDGRKAYIADAGVNLLFTAFWYKFNIEIDREVQGTNEPAVIYGPLCMNIDVIDEGSLLPPLERGTRLIFSPVGAYNNTQWMQFIEYRPNVVMVMEDGTVEVIREKEDITDIERRERLPDKLKLK